The sequence AACATATCATCAGCTCAAAACCAAAGAACCTAGTTTAAATATAACAAGTgtaaaacaagaataaaaataacataaattggTCATATCCTAGTAATCCATCAAAGTTCAGTGATTATACTATCGGTCTTCAAACATATACAGAGAAGTAAATTAACTGGTTTTGTTCAAAAACTGAATGTTCAAAAACAAACACCatttctaaattataaaaactcaaaaaaaaaagaaaaaaagaaagaaagaaagaagtagaagaagaagaagaaagagaaaaaattataGAGAACTAGAACATGATAATCAACATAGCAGaagagaaattgaaaaaaacatgGTATCAGCCATGAAATAgtccatagaaattttttttctgacctttttttttttttatgagttcCCAAATATAACCCATCATCTCATCCAATGCAAAGAAATCCTTCCACAGAGCCCTTCAAAAACCCCAAATCTACAAAATAGATCACATTAAGCAGCCCAaaaacacaaccaaaaaaaaaaaaaaaaaaagaaaggaaaaaaaaaattcaacatcgaagaaattctcttttttttatttttttcttttcagaaCGGTTGGCGACCAGCAGCAGCAGCTGATGAGCTATTTCCACCTGCCCAATTACCATCAACCGGTAGCTGAACATTTTGCATATTCAACGGCAAATTAAAGAAAGGAAGCCCAGAAGACGGGTCGGGAAAAGGATTAACACCACCACCTCCGGCGCCACCGGAACCACCCTGCGATGCCGCCGTCTGAAGCTGTTGCTGATCATCGTCTTCCAAAGGCAATCTTTCATAAGCAACGTTCGTGAAAGATGCAGCAATCACTATAACAGGCCCCGCCGCAGTCAACTCCCCGACCACACTTCCCCCGACGACTTGGCCTTGGCCGCCTGCTAAGAATATAGTCAAACTCGTCGCTCCCGGCGGAGCCGGCGGTGGAAGAAACGATCCCGAAAGCGATAGTATCTCAAACCTCCCATGGAGAGTAACTATGGCTCCGGCCGCGGCCGGCTGCCGCAAGGTGACATTGGTAACCGTTCCGCTGCCGCTCAAGATGCAGATCCCCCGTTGCCGGCGGCGTGCGTAGGTGGCGACGCAGTCGAAGACATCGCAGCCGTTTCCGATTTCGAGGATGTGAGCTCGTAGAGTGTTTGCACTCTCTCTTGTTATGATAACCGGAGGTTTCGGTTTGTTTTTGGAACCTGGAGGTCGGCCTCTGGGTCGTCGACCTACTAGATCACCTGGATTTCCGGTAACCAGCTCAagtccaccaccaccaccttggTGTGAATCATCGCCGCCACCGGAGTATTGGCCGTCATGGTTTGGATCTTCTTCGGAATCGTTTTGGATTGGTCTTTGAAGGTGCAAGTCGCTTATGTGAAGCTGAGGATGATGATGAACGTAGCGAGAAGCTGTACCTAAATCCAAACCAGCCATtgatacataaaaaataaaaataaaaagagaaaataaaaaataaaaaaacagaaaacaaggaagaagaaaatattattattaaaaaaaaaaaaaacactatgcaaatttaaaactgtttttgttttctgcttttgtttatttaatggaagtggaaaactatatatattatatttaaaaagaggaaattaaaaataaaaaagaagtgtGTGTttgctctgtgtgtgtgtgagagagagagagagagagagagagaggtagagGTTTTGGAACTCGAAGTGTTTAAAGAATTGGAAAAGTgttttatgaaaacaaaaaaaaaaaaaaaaaaaaaaaaaaaaaagaaacaacaacaacaagaaggagaaggaggagaagCAGATCGAGTGCAGAGAAAAGGAGGAAgggaaagaagaagagaagttgTGGGTTGAGAGGGACAAACAAAGACCCAGAACAAAACGCAGTCATTTCTCTCACAAACCCAAAGTTTAAATAAtaccattttaatattaattagttgaaaaattaataaattttttaatattattatttgctttctTATTCTGTGCAAGAAAGAAAGTCTTTCTTTTACAACCACTCTCAATTTTAGTGCGTGAACTCAACGCGACTTGTTTgagagaaataaataatgattttttaataaaaaaacaaaattatgttcTCTATAAATACACATATTCATGTCGTCTCTTGCagctatttataatatatattcttctatTACAAGGAACTGGTTAGTTTATTACATgttccttttttcattttttttttttgaatacttTATTACATGTTATATATAGTATGGTTTACTCGGGAGGTATGACAAGAATCACAAATGTTTATTCATCTATCTTTTTAGATAGTATGCCAAAtgcaatctctctctctctctctctctctctctatatatatatatatatatataaatataattagcaAAATTcgtgtttaaattatataatttatctatatatgtcAGGTGTATGTCCCAAGGGATTGTTGGAGACTAAAATTCTCattttttagaattaatttgTCATTATGAAGTAATTAACAAGTCTAAAATAACTTTTAGTATTAAACTCAATATTTTGAAGGACAACCGTATCAATTTTTTGTTGGATATATGAATACTAAATGATCgagttatagaatttattaattaacatttagGTGTAATAACCGTTTAGATAATGTTAGTTAACCTAAAATATAGGTGAATAGAATCCAAGTCCTAGGTTTAATGAGATTGGTGCCGTCAAGCATATATGTGTAAGACTTAAGATGGTTACATCGCAAAGTGAACTTTGCTTTTAAGTTtcgattgattttatttttttttttatttttttatttttgcttccaCAAATCTCATTTTCTTATTAATAGTTGTTTTGATCcattgatgatttctcaaattatatatgatttttagaATATTGCGATGCTTAGTTTGATAACCCAGTAATAAAAaccattgaaaatatatattggtGTAAACCTCAACTTTGATGAAATATCCATTAGTAATCATATGACCAGGAAATAAAATTGAACTATTATATTTTGGCATGTATTAGCCTCTTGGTTTAGTAACAacatatatgttaaatattttcaatctaA comes from Ziziphus jujuba cultivar Dongzao chromosome 6, ASM3175591v1 and encodes:
- the LOC107430499 gene encoding AT-hook motif nuclear-localized protein 23, producing MAGLDLGTASRYVHHHPQLHISDLHLQRPIQNDSEEDPNHDGQYSGGGDDSHQGGGGGLELVTGNPGDLVGRRPRGRPPGSKNKPKPPVIITRESANTLRAHILEIGNGCDVFDCVATYARRRQRGICILSGSGTVTNVTLRQPAAAGAIVTLHGRFEILSLSGSFLPPPAPPGATSLTIFLAGGQGQVVGGSVVGELTAAGPVIVIAASFTNVAYERLPLEDDDQQQLQTAASQGGSGGAGGGGVNPFPDPSSGLPFFNLPLNMQNVQLPVDGNWAGGNSSSAAAAGRQPF